The Cyclopterus lumpus isolate fCycLum1 chromosome 3, fCycLum1.pri, whole genome shotgun sequence genome includes the window TATAAAAGGTGAGATGGGAAACatagaaaagaaatgtgaaagatTACATGTTTCTGTTGACAAATTAATAATCTTGAATTGCTCAACAAATCTTTCActgaaaaaagtacattttatttgttattctaTTATTTCTGACATTATTTCGTTTAAgtatatttagttttgtatCAATAATTGATGGGACAAGTGTCTTCTGATTGGTTGTTACGCCCTGTGGTTTCAGTATGAAATGAGTTGCTTCACATTGTGTATTTGATGATTGATGAATATCCATCACCGAAACGTTGCAGAAATTCAACCTCTTTTCCACACGACTTTATATTCCTTTGCACCTGTCCACTACATCAAGTGCGCATTAATTATCACTTAGTAAAACCAGCCAGATAATAAAAGCACATTATGAAATGGACCTATTCATTGAAGCGTTTAGAGATTTAATTCAGAGTCTCCTGCTCAAGTCTTTACCTGATCATGCAAGCCGATGAACTTGAAGGCCTCCATGCTGAACCTGAACTGTCTCTGGTGGGCGGAGTCATGGGTCTGAACGGTCGAATCCACATTACACCTGGTCGGAGCAAAGCAAAACTAAAAGATGAGACACATTGCCTTTGTTTCTCTATGCCTTACAATGGATGCTGTTGAAGGGGCAGAGGTATTGTTCTATTGTAGTTATTTACATGAGGAGGAAATGTACTGTAGAGGTTATGCATAAGATGAAGGGAGTGAGGCATTGACTTCTCCATCCTGACATGGTCATATTACACTAAAGACCCTCTAGACTAAGAGGACATAATCACCTGCACAGTTAAACACAAGATAGAGAGACATTTCATTTACATCCATGAATCCACTGTCTACGAATCAATCAACTGTCATTCACACCGTTAGTTACAAACCTCTCACATAAAGACAATCACAACTCTTTACACATACTTTGTTATGTCCTCTAGCTCCACCAGGTGGTGTCGTCATGCCTACCCGTTCTCAATGATGGAGTAGGTTTGCTTGTAGTTTTTGTTGTCATATGGTGTAGCTCTGCAGGACTCCACAAACAGCACAGTGTTGTCGATGGAGGAGGTGGCCTCTATCTGCATGTAGATCCTGTTCCCTAATGTATACACCAGTGGGTATGAATTTGGATCCACCATGGTTTGGTACTGGTTGTTGGGATAGAACTCGAACTGGTAGGTGAACGTGCCGAAGCCCCGGTCCCACACTGTGACGTTCCTTCTGTGTGCTGTGAAGCCCAGCGTCACGTTTCCACGTTTGGGGTACTGGCAGTAGAACTGCACCTCCAGCAGGTGCTTCCTGGTGATCGTGTCGGCTACGTTGTCAAACGTGGTGATTTCATTTTTGAACCTGAGGTTATCATCGTCTTCCTGCAAAGGAAAAGGTTACGTCGTCAGTCCTCATACTGCTGGATAAAGGCAACACCAATAACCGAGAGAAGAGCACGGCCGGTACCAAAACCCTGCGTTACCTCGATCTCAGTGCCACAACCGCTGAGGGGGATGACAGCGAAGACGTGAGTCCTGTTGGACTGCAGCCTGCAGGCGATGTTGGTGGCGTCGTTGAGCCGCAAATGGTCCTCATGGAGTCCAGAGAATGAAGCTTTCTCAACCTCTACTGTCATTGTGGACTCGGTGCAGATCACATTGGAAATAACTAGAGGAAGAGGTGGTTGAAAATACACATTATACCAATGGTATTCCACTTATTTACAAGGGGCAGTAAGGCCAACCAGAAATTCAGCAAACACAGGGAAGAAGAAGACTTGGAGCTAGTAAACCATAATGTAAACAATTCAGGATATTAAATATTGATATCTATTATATATACACCACTACAGCTGTAGTTATacaagaaaacattaaagtacACTCACTTTGCTTCTTCCGAACTTCTACAATAACACATCTCATCTCGGACTGATAGATGCCAGACCTGAGGAGCATTGATGAACACTGATTAAATTCAGTTTCAGGTAGGATGATATGATAGTTACAATTATTACTGGTGCTTTTGTCTCCTAGCTACAATTAAACTGATAAAGGTGAGTTTGTTAGGTAGGTCACTTTAACCAGTGTAAACAACGCTAACAGTGCTATAGAgataacagtgcaaacaatgcTAATAGTGCCAGCAGAGATAACAGCGCAAACAACGCTAACAGTGCTAGCAGAGATAAAAGCGCAAACAACCCTAACAGTGCTTGCAGAGATAACAGCGCCAAAAACGCTAACAGTGCTAGCAGAGATAACAGCGCAAACAACCCTAACAGTACTAGCAGAGATAACAGCGCAAACAACGCTAACAGTGCTAGCAGATATAACAGCGCAAACAATTCTAACAGTGCTAGCAGGGATAACAGCACAAACAACGCTAACAGTGCTAGCAGAGATTACAGCGCAAACAACCCTAACAGTACTAGCAGAGATAACAGCGCAAACAACTCTAACAGTGCTAGCAGAGATAACAGCGCAATCAACGCTAACAGTGCTAGCAGAGATAACAACGCAAACAACGCTAACAGTGCTAGCAGAGATAACAGCGCAAACAACTCTTACAGTGCTAGCAGAGATAACAACGCAAACAACGCTAACAGTGCTAGCAGGGATAAAAGCGCAAACAACTCTAACAGTGCTAGCAGAGATAATAGCGCAAACAACCCTAACAGTGCTAGCAGAGATAACAGCGCAAACAACCCTAATAGTGCTACCAGAGATAACAGCGCAAACAATTCTAACAGTGCTAGCAGAGATAACAGCGCAAACAACCCTAACAGTACTAGCAGAGATAACAGCGCAAACAACCCTAACAGTGCTAGCAGAGATAACAGCGCAAACAATTCTAACAGTGCTAGCAGAGATAATAGTGCAAACAACCCTAACAGTGCTAGCAGAGATAACAGCGCAAACAACCCTAACAGTGCTAGCAGAGATAACAGCGCAAACAACCCTAACAGTGCTAGCAGAGATAACAGCGCAAACAACCCTAACAGTGCTAGCAGAGATAACAGGGCAAACAACTCTAACAGTACTAGCAGAGATAACAGCGCAAACTGAGTGAAATCTATTTAAGAACACATGTTAAGTCATTTTAAGAACTAAGATTAAGTTTGAAAATGTCAATGCTATCAGGTATTGGGTTTTCTACCTTTTGATAGACATTCTTTCAGAAATAttgtgaattattaaaaaaatcttttttattggtttacagcattcttattttttc containing:
- the LOC117728845 gene encoding ZP domain-containing protein-like; this encodes MRCVIVEVRKKQIISNVICTESTMTVEVEKASFSGLHEDHLRLNDATNIACRLQSNRTHVFAVIPLSGCGTEIEEDDDNLRFKNEITTFDNVADTITRKHLLEVQFYCQYPKRGNVTLGFTAHRRNVTVWDRGFGTFTYQFEFYPNNQYQTMVDPNSYPLVYTLGNRIYMQIEATSSIDNTVLFVESCRATPYDNKNYKQTYSIIENGCNVDSTVQTHDSAHQRQFRFSMEAFKFIGLHDQVYISCTVLMCEAGSPNTRFSQGCINSTMTNVWTPNHHRRRREVVAQSSRHFVSQGPLRLKRSAESNESSALHLNLNLVFIAGCLLAAVGMISAVAMYKAKVSKVKYQPLPTFEN